A genomic window from Gossypium hirsutum isolate 1008001.06 chromosome D12, Gossypium_hirsutum_v2.1, whole genome shotgun sequence includes:
- the LOC107945828 gene encoding thioredoxin domain-containing protein PLP3B, giving the protein MDPDSVKSTLSNLAFGNVMAAAARDYQKELLAQEKAQSSTANEEVDLDELMDDPELEKLHADRIAALKKEAEKREALKRKGHGDYREITEGDFLGEVTGSEKVVCHFYHKEFYRCKIMDKHLKALALKHMDTKFIKLDAENAPFFVTKLAVKTLPCVIIFRKGVAVDRLVGFQDLGAKDDFAMRTLEVVLIKKGIISEKKNEDDEDDVYDESRRRTVRSSVNHDSDSD; this is encoded by the exons ATGGATCCGGATTCAGTTAAATCAACGTTGTCTAATTTAGCATTCGGGAATGTAATGGCAGCAGCTGCTCGTGACTATCAAAAG GAGCTGCTTGCCCAAGAGAAGGCGCAGTCATCTACTGCCAACGAGGAGGTTGACCTTGATGAGCTGATGGAT GATCCTGAGTTGGAAAAATTGCATGCAGATAGGATTGCTGCTCTCAAG AAAGAAGCCGAGAAGCGAGAAGCCTTAAAGAGGAAAGGGCATGGAGACTACAGGGAGATTACTGAAGGAGATTTCTTGGGTGAAGTCACTGGAAGTGAGAAAGTGGTTTGCCACTTCTACCATAAGGAGTTCTATCGATGCAA GATAATGGATAAGCATTTGAAAGCCCTTGCACTAAAGCATATGGATACGAAGTTCATCAAGCTGGATGCTGAG AATGCTCCTTTCTTTGTTACCAAACTTGCAGTCAAAACTTTGCCTTGTGTTATAATTTTCAG AAAAGGGGTTGCTGTAGATAGGCTGGTTGGGTTTCAAGATCTTGGTGCCAAAGATGATTTTGCTATGAGGACACTCGAGGTTGTACTGATAAAGAAAG GTATAATTAgtgagaagaaaaatgaagatgaTGAGGATGATGTTTATGATGAGAGTAGGCGCAGGACAGTGAGATCTTCCGTGAATCATGACTCCGATTCtgactga
- the LOC107945829 gene encoding disease resistance RPP13-like protein 4 yields MADAIVSVFLEKLLNTLAEEGLYVTKFREQFEKLQTELQLMQCFLKDADRLKRKNDTINKVLAVLRELIYEAEDILADCQLQSRDDALFSNGCLTYISPPVLHFKHQNGKRINEIIGEITQIKQNIQSLLGGALLFQPNAINGKDQMTRWSSQVYDHTMVVGLEADTKKIKDWLFEAAREGKQEILAIGVVGMGGLGKTTIAQKVFNIEKEIDDHFDRRMWISVSQTFTEEQIMRSMLRNLGDASVGDDANELLKKINQYLLGKRYLIVMDDVWGEDVAWWGRISQGLPKGNGSCVIITTRNERVSRKMGVKETRIHRPKFLNKDYSWLLFQKIAFAASEGQCIYPDLEDVGKEIVDKCEGLPLAIKAVGGMMLCKASYYHEWRRIADHFRDELAENDDSVMASLQLSYDELPPYLKSCFLSFSLYPEDCVITKQQVVHWWIGEGFVPLRSGRSSTDAGEDCFSGLINRCLIEVVDKTYNGTILTCKMHDMVRELVIKIAKDDAFSVTNKTNCRHSGITNNMDRKQLTANPKLRGLVSTTKSGEVNKIESSTAKKLSEFRYLRVLDVSKSIFELPIGSLLFHIGSLHHLTYLSLSNTHPLIELPASLEKLTNLQILDLSYCQNLRTLPHNLITLSKLKVLDVSNCGSLECLPKGLGRLSNLEVLLGFRPARSSHGCCIGELRNLTRLRILGLHLTHADEVEENELNAMVNLRDLENLSISCFDSHGSDLTSKLDKLYPPQQLYELSLKFYPGKMSPAWLNPIALPLLKYLSISSGNLANVNQNFWGYNNIVWKIQGLMLESLSDLELEWPMLQEAMQSLRIVNVSWCPELVSFPIDDVGFRGGVWIKG; encoded by the coding sequence ATGGCGGATGCAATTGTCAGTGTGTTCTTGGAGAAGCTTTTAAACACTCTTGCAGAGGAAGGCCTCTATGTGACTAAATTCAGGGAACAATTTGAAAAACTACAAACTGAGCTTCAATTGATGCAATGCTTCCTCAAGGACGCAGATAGGTTGAAGAGGAAGAACGATACTATAAACAAGGTCTTGGCCGTTCTGCGAGAGTTGATTTATGAAGCTGAAGATATACTAGCGGATTGCCAACTTCAATCAAGGGATGATGCCTTATTCTCCAATGGCTGCTTAACTTATATCTCTCCACCAGTCCTTCATTTCAAGCATCAAAATGGGAAGCGTATCAATGAAATTATTGGGGAAATTACCCAGATTAAACAGAACATCCAATCACTCCTTGGGGGGGCCCTTTTGTTCCAACCGAATGCCATAAATGGAAAGGACCAAATGACCAGATGGAGCTCTCAAGTGTATGATCACACTATGGTTGTTGGACTAGAAGCTGATACTAAGAAGATTAAAGACTGGTTATTTGAAGCGGCTCGTGAAGGGAAGCAGGAAATACTAGCAATTGGAGTTGTTGGAATGGGTGGATTGGGCAAGACCACAATTGCTCAGAAAGTGTTCAatattgaaaaagaaatagaTGATCACTTTGATAGGAGAATGTGGATTTCAGTCTCTCAGACATTTACTGAAGAACAAATCATGAGAAGTATGTTGAGAAATTTAGGTGATGCTAGTGTCGGGGATGATGCAAATGAACTGTTGAAAAAGATAAACCAATATCTCTTAGGCAAGAGGTATTTGATCGTGATGGATGATGTGTGGGGTGAAGATGTTGCGTGGTGGGGACGAATTTCTCAAGGGCTGCCTAAAGGAAACGGTAGTTGCGTCATCATCACAACGAGAAATGAGAGGGTTTCAAGGAAGATGGGAGTGAAGGAGACAAGGATCCATAGACCTAAATTCCTCAACAAAGATTACAGTTGGCTTCTGTTTCAGAAGATAGCCTTTGCTGCAAGTGAAGGTCAGTGTATCTATCCCGATTTAGAAGATGTTGGAAAAGAGATAGTCGACAAGTGTGAGGGTCTTCCCTTGGCTATCAAAGCTGTGGGAGGAATGATGCTTTGTAAAGCATCATACTATCATGAATGGAGGCGAATTGCAGATCATTTTCGAGATGAATTGGCAGAAAATGATGACTCTGTCATGGCTTCATTGCAATTGAGTTATGATGAGCTCCCTCCTTACTTGAAGTCATGCTTCCTTAGTTTCTCTCTTTATCCGGAGGACTGTGTCATAACAAAACAGCAAGTAGTTCATTGGTGGATTGGTGAGGGATTTGTCCCATTGAGAAGTGGCAGATCTTCAACTGATGCTGGTGAAGATTGTTTCTCAGGGTTGATAAATCGATGCTTGATAGAGGTTGTCGACAAGACTTACAATGGAACAATTTTAACTTGCAAAATGCATGATATGGTTCGCGAATTGGTCATTAAAATAGCAAAAGATGACGCATTTTCCGTAACAAATAAGACTAATTGCCGCCACTCTGGGATTACCAACAACATGGACAGAAAACAGCTTACTGCTAATCCAAAGTTAAGGGGATTGGTGTCCACAACCAAAAGTGGTGAAGTCAACAAGATTGAATCAAGTACTGCAAAGAAACTTAGTGAGTTCCGATACTTGAGAGTTCTGGATGTTTCAAAATCAATCTTTGAATTGCCTATTGGTAGCTTGTTATTTCATATCGGTTCACTTCATCATCTAACTTATCTCAGTTTAAGCAACACTCATCCTTTGATTGAACTCCCAGCTTCCTTGGAAAAACTCACCAACCTTCAGATTTTGGACTTGAGTTATTGTCAGAATCTTAGAACTTTGCCTCATAACCTCATTACATTAAGTAAGCTCAAGGTTTTAGATGTCAGTAATTGTGGTTCACTTGAATGCTTGCCGAAAGGTTTGGGGAGGCTTTCAAACCTTGAAGTGTTGTTGGGATTTAGACCTGCAAGATCTAGCCATGGTTGCTGTATCGGAGAATTAAGGAACTTGACACGATTGAGGATACTTGGATTACATCTAACACATGCTGATGAAGTTGAAGAGAATGAGCTTAATGCAATGGTGAACCTACGGGATCTGGAGAATCTGTCAATAAGTTGCTTTGATAGTCATGGGAGTGATCTAACCTCAAAACTTGACAAACTCTATCCGCCACAACAACTCTATGAGTTGTCCCTCAAGTTCTATCCAGGAAAGATGAGTCCTGCTTGGCTCAATCCTATAGCACTTCCTTTGCTCAAGTACCTCTCAATCTCATCTGGAAATCTTGCAAATGTGAATCAAAACTTTTGGGGATACAACAACATTGTTTGGAAGATACAAGGGTTAATGTTGGAATCACTGTCAGATTTGGAATTAGAATGGCCAATGTTGCAAGAAGCGATGCAAAGTTTGAGAATTGTGAATGTTAGTTGGTGTCCAGAATTGGTGTCTTTCCCAATTGATGATGTTGGCTTCAGAGGTGGAGTATGGATCAAGGGATAA
- the LOC107945830 gene encoding abscisic acid 8'-hydroxylase 3, whose translation MLNLSMEGLTLVVQNHYGILIVAVLSIAITSLLLKAWGSTVDTTDEDGIPGRLGLPFFGETFSFFSASYSTKGCYDFVKQRRKQYGKWFKTRILGKTHVFVPSVEGAKTILANDFVHFNKSYVKSMADATGAMSVFSVPHKIHTRIRRLLSDPFSMSSLSKFAVKFDKMVCERLDKLEKSGKSFRVIDFSLKITFDAIVSMLMSVTENPLLEKIEKDCTDVSNSMLSIPLMIPGTRYYKGMKGREKLNETFGNMIARRRSGEEYFDDFLQTMVNRDSYPEDEKLDDQEIIDNLITLILAGQTTTASAMMWCVKFLSENKDALDKLREEQLPIVRNKAEGASLTLEDLTEKSYGFKVVKETLRMANVLIWLPRVAMDDCILDGFEVKKGWLVNVDATCIHYDPNVYKDPTRFNPSRFDDFQKPYSFLPFGAGPRTCLGINMAKVAMLVFVHRLTSGYKWTLDDPDSSLERKEHIPRLRSGCPITLKALNN comes from the exons ATGTTGAATCTATCAATGGAAGGACTCACTTTGGTAGTACAGAACCATTATGGTATTCTCATCGTTGCAGTGCTTTCAATAGCAATAACATCTCTTCTATTGAAAGCGTGGGGAAGCACTGTCGACACCACCGATGAAGATGGTATTCCTGGCCGATTGGGATTACCTTTCTTCGGCGAAACCTTCTCCTTCTTTTCGGCTTCTTACAGCACAAAAGGATGCTATGATTTTGTTAAACAGCGGAGAAAACA GTATGGGAAGTGGTTCAAAACAAGAATACTCGGAAAGACTCACGTGTTCGTTCCGAGTGTTGAGGGGGCAAAAACGATTCTAGCCAATGATTTTGTTCATTTCAACAAGTCATATGTGAAGTCAATGGCAGATGCAACTGGCGCAATGAGTGTGTTCTCCGTACCGCACAAGATCCACACAAGAATCAGACGTCTTCTCTCCGATCCTTTTTCCATGAGTTCTTTGTCCAAGTTTGCTGTAAAATTTGACAAGATGGTATGTGAAAGGTTGGATAAACTAGAAAAAAGTGGGAAAAGCTTTAGAGTCATTGACTTCAGCTTGAAG ATAACTTTTGATGCAATAGTGAGCATGCTGATGAGTGTGACAGAGAATCCCTTGCTAGAAAAGATCGAAAAAGACTGCACCGATGTTTCGAATTCTATGTTATCCATTCCCCTCATGATTCCTGGCACCAGATACTACAAAGGCATGAAG GGACGTGAAAAGCTGAATGAAACCTTTGGAAATATGATTGCCAGAAGACGTAGTGGAGAGGaatattttgatgattttctGCAGACCATGGTCAATAGAGATTCGTATCCAGAAGATGAAAAGCTTGATGATCAAGAGATCATAGATAACCTAATAACACTGATACTTGCAGGGCAAACCACCACTGCATCTGCTATGATGTGGTGTGTCAAGTTCCTATCTGAAAATAAAGATGCACTCGACAAGCTTAGG GAAGAACAATTGCCAATAGTCAGAAATAAGGCTGAAGGAGCCTCACTCACCCTTGAAGATCTTACTGAAAAGTCATATGGCTTCAAG GTTGTAAAAGAAACACTGCGAATGGCAAATGTCTTGATTTGGCTTCCCCGCGTTGCGATGGACGACTGCATACTTGATG GGTTTGAGGTAAAGAAAGggtggcttgtaaatgttgatgCAACCTGTATACACTACGACCCTAATGTGTACAAGGACCCTACACGGTTTAACCCTTCAAGATTCGAC GATTTCCAGAAGCCCTACAGTTTCCTCCCTTTTGGAGCAGGGCCTAGAACATGCCTAGGCATAAATATGGCAAAAGTGGCAATGTTGGTTTTTGTACATAGACTGACTAGTGGATACAA ATGGACACTTGATGATCCAGATAGCTCCCTAGAGAGGAAGGAACATATCCCTCGACTCAGAAGTGGTTGTCCGATAACCCTCAAGGCATTAAACAATTGA